In Acidobacteriota bacterium, one DNA window encodes the following:
- a CDS encoding CHAT domain-containing protein yields the protein MTAALRRGPRAVRRPSVAALPGLLLGLLLLTAACQRGPQELDVEITVRGHREVLEENGGGLVPWSIGRRSLGFCFDLPAELAGGEWEGLLVFGDRTAGRGYAIPAATMGSTLCFDDPVPTGLPDGSLAVCGRLVERRSGREYELPCREVQFRREDGIHEDLERRLRVIPAAHGSDGLEAMLEDYDASAREARDLRYPALAVRFELAAITALRQADELARARQRSTRLPAWLDLPEASGLGSDAALEAALLELHKPSRALPLLRQAEQRGARVAHPGRVGAATARASLQAAIGGFREAQALLEEALAACDRSPCNATMQLRAQGQLGTLIALNPDADDHDLRAAERRLSRALGGLSTDAAPVRATELVLALARIQLRLGRDAGPLLERARRLLETAGRRGQRLRDEILLIAGLQALSEGRTGKSLEHCQRITVATRPTNVARALSCVAQALRAEADPRTAMQAFAAALERYEAAARDSATVEDPAWRADDFARAARLAVELGQLPAAWGFLERLDNLTVGERHRAACRDRGGPCPPRAPATRQPVQFRAVALPEEVLLLRRQGDQDAVLERRTPLLRSELVRLLREGDAFLARRDEDTIAWRDLTAPLAEALVPAAPESLPEITTFALHGVLQRVPLAALGAGDGWLADHTVVALRPVGLAPPPASPGGPPLMVLARRGDGEDERYAAAFFQRSLPAATLLTSDDATGDAVARALPQAGALHFEGRGRFERAAPGASLLLLPDRPMSLAESLPGRLRFAFLGNLALPAWQPSEDSGEYGLGGLFARRGAAWVIFHLSPPDPQVARQLADGFYRALLEQRNVPKAYGAALRELRQQRPLADWARFILLQGSRDPSPAPDAPP from the coding sequence GTGACCGCTGCACTGCGCCGCGGACCGCGGGCCGTCCGTCGCCCCTCCGTCGCCGCCCTTCCCGGGCTCCTTCTCGGCCTTCTCCTGCTCACCGCGGCCTGCCAGCGGGGACCCCAGGAGCTCGATGTCGAGATCACCGTCCGCGGACACCGGGAGGTCCTCGAGGAGAATGGCGGCGGCCTGGTGCCGTGGTCGATCGGCCGCCGCAGCCTCGGCTTCTGCTTCGACCTGCCGGCGGAGCTGGCAGGCGGTGAGTGGGAGGGCCTGCTGGTCTTCGGCGATCGCACCGCCGGGCGCGGCTATGCCATCCCGGCGGCGACCATGGGAAGCACTCTGTGCTTCGATGATCCGGTCCCGACGGGCCTGCCGGACGGCTCGCTGGCGGTCTGCGGCCGGCTCGTCGAGCGGCGCAGCGGTCGCGAGTACGAGCTGCCCTGCCGCGAGGTTCAGTTCCGCCGCGAGGACGGCATCCACGAAGACCTCGAACGCCGGCTGAGGGTCATCCCCGCCGCCCACGGCAGCGACGGCCTCGAAGCCATGCTGGAGGACTACGACGCCTCGGCGCGGGAGGCCCGCGACCTCCGTTATCCCGCCCTCGCGGTGCGCTTCGAGCTCGCCGCCATCACCGCCCTGCGCCAAGCCGACGAGCTCGCCCGCGCCCGCCAGAGAAGCACTCGCCTGCCCGCTTGGCTCGACCTGCCGGAGGCCAGCGGCCTGGGGTCCGATGCGGCCCTCGAGGCCGCCCTCCTCGAGCTCCACAAACCCTCTCGCGCCCTTCCCCTGCTCCGCCAGGCGGAGCAGCGAGGGGCCCGCGTCGCCCATCCAGGGCGGGTCGGTGCGGCGACCGCCCGGGCTTCCCTGCAGGCCGCAATCGGTGGGTTTCGGGAGGCTCAGGCGCTGCTCGAAGAGGCCCTGGCGGCCTGCGATCGATCGCCCTGCAACGCCACCATGCAGCTCCGCGCCCAAGGCCAGCTCGGCACTCTCATCGCCCTCAATCCGGATGCCGACGATCACGATCTACGCGCCGCCGAGCGCCGCCTGAGCCGCGCCCTCGGGGGTCTCTCGACGGACGCCGCCCCGGTGCGCGCCACTGAGCTGGTACTGGCCTTGGCCCGCATCCAGCTGCGTCTCGGCCGCGACGCCGGTCCTCTGCTCGAGCGCGCCCGGCGGCTGCTCGAGACGGCGGGACGGCGAGGCCAGCGCCTGCGGGACGAGATCCTGCTGATCGCCGGCCTGCAGGCCCTCTCCGAAGGGCGTACCGGCAAGAGCCTCGAGCACTGTCAGCGAATCACCGTCGCGACTCGCCCCACCAACGTCGCCCGGGCCCTGAGCTGCGTCGCCCAGGCGCTGCGCGCCGAAGCCGATCCGCGCACCGCCATGCAGGCCTTCGCGGCGGCCCTCGAACGCTATGAAGCCGCCGCCCGGGACAGCGCGACGGTCGAGGATCCCGCCTGGCGAGCGGACGATTTCGCCCGCGCCGCCCGCCTCGCCGTCGAGCTCGGTCAGCTTCCCGCCGCTTGGGGATTTCTCGAGCGCCTCGACAACCTCACCGTCGGCGAACGCCATCGCGCCGCTTGCCGAGACCGCGGGGGACCCTGTCCGCCCCGGGCGCCGGCGACTCGCCAGCCGGTGCAGTTCCGAGCCGTCGCGCTGCCGGAGGAAGTTCTCCTGCTGCGCCGTCAGGGTGACCAGGACGCGGTTCTCGAGCGGCGCACGCCGTTACTGCGCAGCGAGCTGGTGCGCCTGCTGCGCGAGGGCGACGCCTTCCTCGCCCGCCGCGACGAGGACACCATCGCCTGGCGCGACCTCACCGCCCCGCTCGCCGAAGCGCTCGTGCCGGCGGCTCCGGAAAGCCTGCCGGAGATCACCACCTTCGCCCTCCACGGCGTCCTGCAGCGGGTCCCGCTGGCGGCCCTCGGAGCCGGCGACGGCTGGCTCGCAGACCACACCGTCGTCGCCCTCCGGCCGGTCGGCCTGGCACCGCCACCGGCCAGCCCGGGAGGTCCCCCGCTGATGGTCCTCGCCCGCCGCGGCGACGGCGAGGACGAGCGCTACGCCGCCGCTTTCTTCCAGCGTAGCTTGCCCGCCGCCACCCTGCTCACGAGCGACGACGCCACCGGCGACGCCGTCGCCCGGGCGCTACCGCAAGCCGGCGCCCTCCATTTCGAAGGCCGAGGGCGCTTCGAGCGGGCGGCGCCGGGAGCTTCCCTTTTGCTGCTCCCGGACCGTCCCATGTCGCTCGCCGAGAGCCTCCCCGGCCGCTTGCGTTTCGCCTTCTTAGGAAATCTCGCGCTGCCCGCCTGGCAGCCTTCGGAAGACAGCGGTGAATACGGCCTCGGCGGCCTCTTCGCACGACGCGGCGCCGCCTGGGTGATCTTCCATCTTTCGCCGCCGGACCCGCAGGTCGCCCGGCAGCTCGCCGACGGCTTCTATCGCGCCCTCCTCGAGCAGCGCAATGTGCCCAAAGCCTACGGCGCCGCCCTGCGCGAGCTGCGCCAACAGCGGCCACTGGCGGATTGGGCCCGGTTCATTCTTCTCCAGGGCTCTCGCGATCCTTCGCCAGCGCCGGACGCCCCTCCCTGA
- a CDS encoding DUF6572 domain-containing protein, translating into MSDSKTPEAEQEFEARGVENPRIIDLLAFEEERGEVVLSILEGRPWALDSHAQLEQLEDKLNSYFNYVLDGFLAKEYPDYEDLPVCIRLDCVAAPGEAERPFLEAATRFCAAEGLRFEVRVVDDPFARRGDWE; encoded by the coding sequence GTGAGTGATTCGAAAACGCCGGAAGCAGAGCAGGAATTCGAAGCCCGCGGGGTCGAGAACCCGCGCATCATCGATCTTCTCGCCTTCGAGGAGGAGCGCGGCGAAGTCGTGCTCTCGATTCTCGAGGGACGGCCCTGGGCGCTGGACTCCCACGCTCAGCTCGAGCAGCTCGAGGACAAGCTCAACAGCTACTTCAACTACGTCCTCGATGGCTTTCTCGCCAAGGAGTATCCAGACTACGAAGACCTGCCGGTCTGCATCCGCCTCGACTGTGTCGCTGCACCGGGCGAAGCCGAGAGACCTTTCTTGGAAGCCGCGACGCGCTTTTGCGCCGCCGAGGGGCTGCGCTTCGAAGTTCGAGTGGTGGACGACCCCTTCGCTCGCCGCGGCGACTGGGAGTAG
- the aroC gene encoding chorismate synthase has translation MRRLQLTTGGESHGPGLTVLLTGLPAGVPVDFALLERDMKRRMHGYGRGRRMKIEADRAEIRGGVRNGETLGSPLALWIENRDWKNWQTIMNPGPTDPHMSEVRRLKAPRPGHVDLAGGLKYDRRDLRDVLERASARETAGRVAAGCFARMLLAEFGVEIRSGVRSLGSVGADRPTPTWEEICAVDESSPLRAIDRHLEAAMVALVDQAKEDGDTLGGAVTVIAHNVPLGLGSHVQWNEKLDGRLAQAVMSVPAVKGVEIGSALAASAGPGSQAHDAIERTPDGRWQRPTNRAGGTEGGITNGADVIVTAYKKPIATLRTGLPSIDLDSLEVHKSQYERSDVTALPAAGVVAEAMVALVLADALIEKLGGDSLAEMKDHHAATLERQQSWPRADG, from the coding sequence ATGCGACGACTCCAGCTCACCACCGGCGGCGAAAGCCACGGTCCCGGCCTCACCGTCCTCCTCACCGGCTTGCCGGCTGGTGTGCCGGTGGATTTCGCCCTCCTCGAGCGCGACATGAAGCGCCGCATGCACGGCTACGGCCGCGGCCGGCGGATGAAGATCGAGGCCGATCGCGCCGAGATCCGCGGCGGGGTGCGCAATGGCGAAACCCTCGGCTCACCGCTGGCCCTGTGGATCGAGAACCGCGACTGGAAGAACTGGCAGACGATCATGAACCCCGGCCCGACCGATCCGCACATGTCCGAGGTGCGGCGCCTGAAGGCCCCCCGGCCGGGCCACGTCGACCTCGCCGGCGGATTGAAGTACGACCGCCGCGACCTGCGTGACGTGCTCGAGCGGGCTTCGGCGCGGGAAACCGCCGGGCGAGTCGCGGCGGGCTGCTTCGCGCGCATGCTGCTGGCCGAGTTCGGAGTCGAGATCCGCAGTGGCGTGCGTTCCCTCGGCAGCGTCGGCGCCGACCGACCGACGCCGACCTGGGAGGAGATCTGCGCCGTCGACGAGAGCTCTCCCCTACGCGCCATCGACCGCCACCTCGAAGCCGCGATGGTGGCCCTCGTCGACCAGGCCAAAGAGGACGGCGACACCCTCGGTGGCGCGGTCACGGTGATCGCCCACAACGTCCCCCTCGGCCTCGGCTCCCACGTACAGTGGAACGAAAAGCTCGACGGCCGCCTGGCGCAGGCGGTGATGTCCGTGCCGGCCGTCAAGGGAGTGGAGATCGGCTCCGCCCTGGCCGCCAGCGCCGGTCCCGGCAGCCAGGCCCACGACGCCATCGAACGCACGCCGGACGGTCGGTGGCAGCGCCCCACCAATCGGGCCGGCGGCACCGAAGGCGGCATCACCAACGGCGCCGACGTCATCGTGACGGCCTACAAGAAGCCCATCGCCACCCTGCGCACGGGCCTGCCGAGCATCGACCTCGACAGCCTCGAGGTCCACAAGTCGCAGTACGAGCGCAGCGATGTCACCGCCTTGCCGGCTGCCGGTGTGGTGGCCGAGGCGATGGTCGCGCTGGTGCTCGCCGACGCCCTGATCGAGAAGCTCGGCGGCGACTCCCTCGCCGAGATGAAGGACCACCACGCCGCCACCCTCGAGCGCCAGCAGAGCTGGCCTCGGGCGGACGGCTGA
- a CDS encoding putative sulfate exporter family transporter, whose product MKRLVPGLLLASAIALVAFGLHAMLPTAVGRAVGAVVLAVLLGLIVGQAVPTGEALAPGLRFAFQTLLRLAIVLLGVRLSFAQVAAIGGRAVLLILVLMALALGVAHGLGRWSRISPRLASLIGVGTAVCGNSAIAAVAPVIAARDEEVSFAVATNTLFGTLAVFLYPMLAVLLGLDAVAYGTWAGVAVNDTSQVVAAGFAHSPEAGEVATAVKLTRNALMGFVILMMGWLYRTGGAGIPLGRRLRQSVPPFVLGFLAMAALRTVGAFDLLSAATGIDWVAVLSTASRWLILIALAAVGASTRLANLRRAGWRPLAVGLAAAVATSLVALLWIQSF is encoded by the coding sequence ATGAAGCGTCTGGTTCCAGGGCTGCTGCTGGCGTCGGCGATCGCCCTCGTCGCCTTCGGACTCCACGCCATGCTGCCCACCGCCGTCGGCCGGGCCGTCGGGGCGGTGGTGTTGGCGGTGCTCCTCGGATTGATCGTCGGCCAGGCGGTGCCCACCGGCGAAGCCCTGGCCCCGGGTCTGCGCTTCGCCTTCCAGACCCTCTTGCGCCTTGCGATCGTGCTGTTGGGAGTTCGCCTGTCCTTTGCCCAAGTGGCGGCCATCGGGGGCCGTGCGGTCCTACTGATCTTGGTCCTGATGGCCCTGGCCCTGGGAGTGGCCCACGGTCTCGGTCGGTGGTCGCGCATCTCGCCGCGCCTCGCCAGCCTGATCGGCGTCGGCACGGCGGTTTGTGGCAACTCGGCGATTGCGGCGGTGGCGCCGGTGATCGCCGCCCGCGACGAGGAGGTCAGCTTCGCCGTCGCCACCAACACCCTGTTCGGCACCCTGGCGGTCTTCCTCTATCCCATGCTGGCGGTGCTTCTGGGCCTCGACGCGGTCGCCTACGGCACCTGGGCCGGGGTGGCCGTCAACGACACCTCCCAGGTGGTGGCGGCGGGCTTTGCCCACTCGCCGGAGGCGGGCGAGGTGGCGACCGCCGTCAAGCTCACCCGCAACGCCCTGATGGGGTTTGTGATCCTGATGATGGGCTGGCTGTACCGCACCGGTGGCGCTGGAATTCCCCTCGGTCGCCGCTTGCGGCAGTCGGTTCCGCCCTTCGTCCTCGGTTTCCTCGCCATGGCGGCGCTGCGCACCGTCGGTGCCTTCGATCTGCTCTCCGCGGCCACCGGCATCGACTGGGTCGCGGTTCTGTCGACCGCTTCCCGCTGGTTGATTCTGATCGCCTTGGCGGCGGTCGGGGCCAGCACCCGGTTGGCGAATCTACGCCGCGCCGGCTGGCGACCCCTGGCCGTCGGCCTGGCCGCCGCCGTCGCCACCTCTCTGGTGGCGCTTCTCTGGATTCAGAGCTTCTGA